From Malaya genurostris strain Urasoe2022 chromosome 2, Malgen_1.1, whole genome shotgun sequence:
tacatccacccccatatatatcatatctaaggtatagaAAATGTTTGTATGGTCTTCATAAATTATCGATTCtagtcaaattttatgaattttttcataacttCTCCTGTTAATGATATTTGCTACACTTCCTCCATTATAAAAATACTTTTATGACTATTTATAAAGAGCAAGGAATACCTCTGCCGTTTTATAACAATTCGtatagtagttccggagttataccgttacaaacattacactccttttttgAGAATTTACTACAACCTCACCCACCCGCCCTCCACCCTTGAATATCCGTATAATATctcatatctaagttgtgcaaaaagtatctatggtcttcacaaAGTATCGATTTTCGTCGAATTAGATAATGTTTTAAATAAccccctttgttaaggacacttgctacgctcccttcctcctaaaaaaaattgtaaccatctctaaagagcaagaagaacatgtgccaagttcgatagcaatccgttaaataatgtcggagttatgccatttcaAACAAtacaccccctttttaaagacacttccatcccccatataatcatatataAGGTATGCGAAATGTTTCTAAGGTctttaaaaaatatcgattttcgtcaagttaAATACTACTGAGTGATGAGTGCGAGTTACGAGtgagtttttttgtgctgtgGTTCTTTTGGACATTTTTAACCGAAAACTGTCCCGTATGACATCAGAATAACTGTTACTTATTTCCTGATAAGAAATCCATAGTAAGAAAGTGGAGTTTAGTGACTTTATGCAAGTGACATTAAAATTGAGAAGAAATAAAATAGGTCGCTAGAGGTATTCTCGTTATCTGACATATCGCCACGCTAGTGCTCTCGTCACTCAATCGaatgaacaaaaataaaacagcactcacttttctccactGTCAAAATGGGTAAGAGCAAAGCTTTGTGTGCACCGCGATCGTCTAGTTGCGAAAACAAAACTCAAAACCGATCGAGAGATGACCTTGATAAATCTCATGAAACGGacctttctgctgatttgctggtGCAAATGAGAAACATGTTCAGTCAATCTAACATTAGAATCGAAAACAAGATTGACACTAGCATTCGTGATCTGAAAAACGAAATCATAACCCTTCGTGATGATGTGCATCGATTCAAAGAGAAGTGTACATACGATATTGGTAAATTAAAGGAATCCATGATAGCAGTTAATAAGGAGATTCTTTACAACAAGGACTCTATAAATCGGAGTGAGAAAAGCAAAGAACTCATACTTACTGGTGTACCATATGATCCATCTGAAGACCTAAGTGAACTTTTGGGAAAAATTGCAAATGTTCTTAAGTACGACACCCCACCTTTAGTCTACACGAAGCGATTGTCCCGTATACCTATCGTCGCGCCGTCTTTTTTTCTTATTCCTTCCATGAATTTCCTTTGTCTCCAATCCTAACGCTATCCTTGTATTATTCCGTCCTAAAAGTATTGAGCAGCACTGAACTCCGTGGATGGATCATCGACTGTTGCTGTTGTTCTGCGAAGCTGTAGTTGCTGATGATGTTATTATTGAACCTGTACATTTGAACCACAATCAAAGAACTAAGCGTAAATAACAAATTACTAAGAATATTATTATTAGTGTTGTAGATGCTCTCTCACTTACATTTGATTCATATTCCCTCTATGCTAAGCCTTTCCATAAGTTCTGCAATATTTTCGTTCGTTTTCATTGTTTTAGATGTCAGCCGATAATACGAATGGTAATGCTCGCGATTATGAAGGCATTTACCATATTCCACGCGCGGTAATGAACGCTGCCTTACGTTCCGATTATCTGAacatttgtcatatgaacataCAGAGTATATGTGCTCGACAGTTAAGTAAGTTCGACGAATTCAAACATTGCTTCGAAAAGAGCAAAATTGATTTGATATGCTTAACAGAAACCTGGTTAACCGATTGTTAAATACCTAAATAATTAAGAACaaaatgaatttgaatttgcatattaaaattaaacttaaattgaatttaacaactaatttaacgatTATGATACGAATTTAGGGCAACCCTAAAACAATACATCATAGATCATTTGATATTGAATTATATACCCTGTACATTATATACCACAAACTGTTATCATACGAACTGTACTAAAAACTACAGTCTTACTCTACACTAACACAAACGAATACAACTCCAATAAAAAGGACAGACAGCACGTGAATAAAGTCAGTTTTTTATAACTATCTAAGCACAACGAGTAACCTCTTTCGGTTGAGATCCGAAATCCAACCTAACTGAAAATATACAGTCCACACTCTACGTCGAAGGTCGGTCCGCGAATTCGATAAGTTTTCGGGATCGGTTAAAAGTAACTAAATTTTACatggtccttcgagccggattCCATAGGACTAGCGCTGGAGATTCTAATCGCCGTGAAACGTGATCAAAGAGAgtttttcaattcgatcacgTGTTTTGTAGCCGTCGTGATGAGTAATCTACCCAATTGGTCGTGATAAGTGTAATATCACATCTCGGAGTACACGCAAACCCTTCAGTCGCTTAATCATTAAAGGGCGCATAGTGTAAATTAATCATTAAAAGGCGCATAGTGTAATCATTAAAAGGCGCATAGTGTGTTGGTCATAAGACACCGTATAGTTATAAAAGCGTACAGTGCCCGATTCGTTCTCGTTTGTGCTTTCAGTTGACCGTGAACAAAGCCATTGTTGGTCAGTTATTGTTACTTGTGATCGAAACTGTCATTGTTCTTCCGAAGGGAAAGAAAGATGAAGAATGTGTGACGAGTCAAATTGTTCATCTTACGCTATGATTGCTGATCATCAAGATCGGAATTAATTTTCGCTGTGTGGACAGCAAACTGATCATCACCTTCGCGCGTTCCAGTTCAGACGCCCGGTGGCTGTAAGGACAGTCATCACCGGCTACCCAGAGGATCGCTAGAGGTAACCAGAGCGCGTAAGAAAATACTGCCTATTAATTCCTTGCACACGACAGTGCGCGTCAGATCGGTAGTGCCATTCCACGAATTGGCCCGTGAAGGAGCTACTTGTCGGAAAATTCGAAGTACCGTTATCGTGTCGGTTGAGTCAATCCGCGAGTTGATCCGAGAAGGAAAATCGTACGTTTCGTACCGGTTCGCGAAGTGTCACGTAAATCGCGAAAATGTTGAAGGACGAGTTAGTGAGTAGTGAGCAGGAGGTCGAGTTTTTGAAAAAGCATAATGAACATTTACTAGAAGTGCTAGCGCAGTTAATGCAAGGCGCAAAGGATGCgaaaaatgggaaaaatatGGAACTGATAGAAACGTGGTCGGAGAGGTTAGAAGAGATTGCTAAGGAGTATCGGCGTATAGTTTGTGTTTTAGAAGCTGTACATGGTGGATGTTTTAAAGATGAACGTGCAGATTTCGAGAATAAATATTGCGCACTTCGAGCATTTTACGCgaagcaaatgaaagaaagccAACACAATAGTACTCCTATAGTGCAAGCGCGACACACTAGTCATATTCGTTACCCTGAATTAAGCTTACCTCGATTTTCAGGAAAATTTGAGGATTGGTGCGTGTTTAGAGATGCTTTTGAATCTGCTATCGGAAATCGTGAAGAAATGTCTAACTTtgataaatttcaatatttaagaGGACTTGTTCATGGCGAAGCAGCGAGAATTATCGAGTCTATTTCGGTTTGTGATGAAGGGTATAACGATGCATGGCGGGCATTAAAATTGAGATATGAAAACAAACGTCAGTTAATTCGGTGTCATATTAAGGCTTTGTATGATATTCCCGCTATGAAGAAGGAAAGTGCGGATGAGCTATTGGTACTTGTGGATAAATTTGAGCAGCACATTTCAGTTTTGAGACGCTTGGGTGAAACTACGGATGCTTGGAGTTCGCTATTAATCTACCAATTGTCTATTCGTTTGGATTCACGCACGCTGCGGGAATGGGAAAGCTATTGCGCTCGTCTCGATTCAGATAATGTTGCTGCCATACTCGGAGGAACTGCTGATCCACTGTTCGATGATTGCGATGATGAGATACCTCAGTACGTTTCGATGGTGAATTTTTTGCAGAACTATGCTAGAGTTCTTCAGTCTGTTGGacccatcaccgtcactggtcgAGATCGTGACATGAAGTTGAGACAACCAGTGAAGTTCGGTGCTCATATTAGTTATTCATCAGGTAAACAAAATCACCAGAGCACACGAAAATGCGAAAAATGTAACCAGGATCATCTTCTCTATCAGTGTCCGGAATTTCAAAAGATGCCAGATCAACAGAGATTGGAGTTTGTAAGGTCCAAGAAACTTTGCCTCAATTGTCTTCGTAATGTCGATCACTTTGCTAAAACTTGCCCGTGGAAAACTTGCAACCGATGTCCTCGGAAACACCACACCCTTCTCCACGGAGCACAATTTACACAGCAGACCCACTCTGCTACCCAGCAAAATGAACCAGCACCACTCGTCGCTCATCAATCTACTGTAATAAACGCGTCGCAACGCTTACCTGCTGCTTTACAACAACCATTGTCAGCTCAATCGCAATTATTTCAACCGCCAATAACAATGAAAACCTCTCTCTCTACACAAACAGTCGGGGTCCCAGAACATTTTCAATACGCCACGGTGGCTTGTGACAAGAATGATCAATCGAACACAATAATTCTTCCCACCGCTTTAGTACAGATCGAAGACTTTCATGGACGCAAGGTTGTCGCCCGATGCTTGTTGGATTCGGGATCACAGAGTCACTTTATAACTACCTCGCTTTGTAAAAAATTAAATCTGCCTTGCTCAAGAATATCATCCCCTATTCTGGTTTGTGGTATCGGTCAAACCTCCACGAAACCTACACACTACACTACCGCAAAGATATCATCCAGAGTATCTCCATATATTGTGGAACCACGTTTATTGATCTTGCCGCACTTAGCCATTACCCTTCCggcatctacaataaatattcgAGACTGGAATGTTCCTGAACAAGTACAGTTGGCTGATCCCACATTCCACGTGTCACATCAAATTGATCTCATTCTAGGAGCTGAATATTTCTTCAATACATTGCGGTATGGACGCATTCAATTAGGTGAGTACCTTCCGGTACTACAAAATTCTGCACTCGGGTGGATTGTCTCCGGAGCTTGTGTTATTCAAGATCACGATCACACCGATCCACGGTCCTGTTTTTCAAGCAACACCATACGTCTAGAAGAACTAGTACAAAGGTTTTGGGAGCTAGAAACGGTTAGAGACTCAAAGTGTTGGTCCACGATCGATCGGATTTGTGAAGAACATTTTACGGTTAATACTTCACGTACCACAGAAGGGCGTTATGTGGTAAAATTGCCAAAACGTGAAGAGTTGATTCCACTGTTAGACGATAATAAATATCAGGCAACAAGACGATTTCTCTCTTTGGAACGATCTTTGCAACAAGATCCTCAAAAAAAGGCAATGTATAAGAACTTCATCGATCAATACATTTCTCTAGGTCATATGCGCGAGGTCACTATAGAAGAGCTTAACGATCGGCCGCAGTTTATCCTCCCGCATCACGGAGTGTTGAAGCTTGATAGCAATACCACAAAACTCAGAACAGTATTTGATGCGTCGTGTAAATCCCGCGCTGGATTGTCACTGAACGATATCTTGTTACCAGGACCTACAATTCAGGATACGCTTGTTTCACACGTACTACGGTTTCGGACCTATAAATTTGTTGTATCTGCAGATATCGAGAAGATGTTCAGGCAAGTGTTAGTGCACCCATCTGATCAACCGTTACAACGCATTTTTTGGCGAGACGATCCTCAACAACATTTGAAAATGTACCAGTTACAAACCGTTACGTATGGACTTAACAATTCCCCATTTCTAGCCACACGTGTGCTGTTACAATTGGCCAAGGACGAGGAATCTAATTTTCCCCAGGCAGCTCACATAGCTAAGACAGACTTTTACGTCGATAATCTTCTCACCGGCTCGAACGATATTTtcgatcttcaaaaaatatgtCAGCAGATGATTGGTTTGCTCAACGCGGGTGGTTTTCCACTTCGACAGTGGTCATCTAATAGTCAATCAGTTTTGGACGTCATCCCAGAAAACCTTCGTGAAACACGTACGTTATTAGAATTGGATCGAGATTCATCTATCACTGCTCTCGGGTTACGCTGGGAACCAGCCGCAGATACGCTTTCATTCAAGTCACCGAAATGGAAACCAAACCAACCACTAACAAAACGGACAGTGTTATCGCAGATGAGCAGTCTCTTTGACCCCCTCGGTCTGGTTGGCCCAACAGTAGTTCGTGCAAAAATCGTTATGCAGACATTGTGGAAACATCATTTAGATTGGGACACACCGTTACCAGCTAAGTACCAAGAGGAATGGAGTAAATACCAACAAGAGATACCGTGCTTAGGCCGTCTTCGAGTACCACGAACTGTAATATTACATCCACATTGTCAACTCCAGATTCATGGATTTTGTGACGCCTCTGAACAGGCATACGGTGCGTGTATTTACATGAGGTCAGTTGATACTTTCGGGCAGTGTTCTGTACAACTATTAACAGCAAAATCTCGTGTAGCTCCAGTTGACAGCAAGTCGATCCCACGATTAGAACTTTCTGCAGCGCTTCTTCTATCGCATCTCCTCGTTCAAGTCACCTCTAGTACAAAAATCTCCGCACCAACCTATTTGTGGACAGATTCCACTGTCGTTTTAAGTTGGATTTCAGCAACACCCTCAACTTGGAAAACCTTTGTGGCCAACAGAGTCGCTGAGATTCAAGAACACACTGCACTTGCTATTTGGAACCACGTACCGTCCGAGGACAACCCTGCTGATTTATTATCCAGAGGCATGAACCTGCAAAATCTTATCAATAACTCCCTGTGGTGGCATGGACCAGCATGGTTGAACAACGTGAATAATTATTGGCCAGAGAATCCTATTTCTAGAAAACAATATGCTGATGTCCCAGAGCATCGAAAGCTCGTGTCATTGGCAGTTACTACGCATCCAGAAGATATAATCAATCGTTACTCGACTCTTAATCGTTTGGTCCGTATCTGCGCGTTGTGGCACCGTTTTCGTGATAATACGCGACGGAATGTAAATGATCGCGCTACCGGTTCGATAACCTCCGCGGAATACGATCGCGCGCTTATCGGTCTCGTTCGTCGTGTGCAAGAAGAACACTTCTTTGAAGAATTCAGGCAGCTTGAACGGAAACAAAAATTGCACCCAAAATCGAAGCTGAGGTTCCTGAATCCGCAACTCGTCGATGGCTTTATCCGAGTTGGCGGCCGGTTGACTCATTCTGCTCTTACAGTGGACGAGAAGCACCCTTTCGTTCTTCCAGCAAACCATCATCTCACCACTCTCATCGCCAGACATAATCATGAGCAAACTATGCATGGTGGCCCCAATCTGCTGCTATCAACGATCCGCCAAAGGTTTTGGCCTCTTAGGGGACGAGAGCTGGCCCGCTCAATCGTACACCGCTGTGTTACTTGCGTCCGTGCTCGCCCTCGATCAATGGAACAGTTAATGGGCGATCTGCCTCCAGTACGAGTTAACAAAGCCTTTCCTTTCGAGAATGTAGGCGTCGACTTCGCAGGACCTGTTTTCCTGAAACCACCGAGTAGGAAGGCAGCCCCCTTAAAGGCGTACGTAGCGGTATATGTATGCCTTGCTGTGAAGGCAGTCCATTTAGACCTCGTTCCAGACATGACGACAAATGGATTCATAGCCAGTCTGCATCGTTTCACTGGTAGGCGTGGAAAGCCTAGCATGATATACTGTGACAACGGTCGCAATTTCGTTGGTGCTCATAGAGAACTGAACGAGTTACGTAATCTGTTCCTGACGCAACGCCATAAGGATGTCGTTGCTAACGAAACCACCTCGAACGGTATTCTCTTCCGTTTCATCGCTCCGCGCTCTCCATCGTTGGGTGGAATATGGGAAGCAGCAGTTAAATCCATGAAACTTCATCTCCGTCGTATCATGGGAAATGCCATgctaactgaaactgaattcacaaCTGCGCTTATTCAAGTGGAATCTATTCTTAACTCTCGTCCAATCACTCCCATGTCAGAGGACCCACAGGATTTACAACCGCTGACGCCAGGACATTTCCTGGTCGGTAAGCCACTAAATGCTATACCCGAACCAGACCTCAGTGAGATTCCCGAAAGTCGTCTTTCTCGCTGGCAACGCGTCCAAAGCCTCATTCAGCACTTTTGGAAACGCTGGCACCACGAATATCTCAACACGCTGGAAAATCGGTATCGATGGACAGAAAAAACATCCAATTTGGTACAGAATGCTATTGTTCTGCTACGAGAGGAGAACCTTCCCCCACAGAAATGGGCAATCGGCAGAGTCGTTGACGTTCAACCCGGCGTTGACGGACTAGTTCGGTTGGTATCAGTGAGGACCAGTAGCGGAATCACACAGAGAGCAGTAAACAAATTATGTCTACTACCAGTTGAAGTAGATTCCAGTCTTTTAATCCAGTAAACTTATAGTGATACGGTTCGTCcgcagaagaaaaacaattcattttgGCGGCCGGGATGTTAAATACCTAAATAATTAAGAACaaaatgaatttgaatttgcatattaaaattaaacttaaattgaatttaacaactaatttaacgatTATGATACGAATTTAGGGCAACCCTAAAACAATACATCATAGATCATTTGATATTGAATTATATACCCTGTACATTATATACCACAAACTGTTATCATACGAACTGTACTAAAAACTACAGTCTTACTCTACACTAACACAAACGAATACAACTCCAATAAAAAGGACAGACAGCACGTGAATAAAGTCAGTTTTTTATAACTATCTAAGCACAACGAGTAACCTCTTTCGGTTGAGATCCGAAATCCAACCTAACTGAAAATATACAGTCCACACTCTACGTCGAAGGTCGGTCCGCGAATTCGATAAGTTTTCGGGATCGGTTAAAAGTAACTAAATTTTACACCGATAGTGTATCAGATGAAATAATAGCGCTCGCGGATTATAAATTGCTTAGAAGTGACCGCAGTTATGCTCGTGGGGGAGGTGTATGTCTGTACTACAAGAGTGACTTAAGCTGTAGAGTTATAGCCACGTCTAGATGTGTTGACGTAAGTGGAAGCATAGATTATCCAGAATAtttgtttgttgaaattaaATCACAAAACGAGTCGTTTTTGCTAGGTATAATATATAATCCTCCAAGGTCAGATTGCTCATCTGCTCTTTTCGATTTATTGTCTGAGCTGTCACTATCGTCTCGTAATTTAGTTCTGATTGGTGATTTCAATACTGATTTCAATCTATCAATTCCCAAGACGCGAAGATTTAAGAATGTGATAAGCAGTTTTGGATTAGAATGTGTGAATCAAGTACCCACTCATTACTTCAATGGTGGGAGTTCGCTGATTGATCTTCTACTTACAAGCAACTCAAActttgttttaaatttcaacCAAGTAGCTGTGCCCGGGTTTTCAAAACATGATACAATTTTTGCCTCCTTAAATTTCTCGCGTTCAACTGAACCAATCCAACGTTTTTACAGAAATTATGCACAAATAGATTCCATCTCTCTCTTGAACGCAATAAATTCTATCGATTGGACATTACTGTACAATATAAGCGACCCTGATGTGGCACTGGATTTCTTCAATCTTCGTGTGGTAGAGCTATATGAATCTTTTGTTCCTCTATACCCGCATGTGAcagagcacaaaaaaaaatctatggtTCAACAGTAATATTCTATCGGCGATGATCGATAGAGATACCGCGTATCGTTTATGGATAACAAGTAGAAGTCCGGAAGATCATTTTCAGTACAAACAACTCCGTAATCGCGTATCCCATTTAGTCAATAGTGCGAAATGTAGCTATTTTTCCAGCGTGCTAgataattccaactccagtagaGAACTTTGGAAAAACCTTAAGCTTTTAAATGTTACTAGTAACACTAAAGGTTCACTGCAATTCGAAAACACATGTGATgaaattaatgatttttttagcaataatttttCATGTGACCCTATTGCTTCGTCGCCTGCACTCCACAACCCGAACGGAttcaattttacatcaataagtTCAGCTGAAATCATATTAGCTATCGACAGCATTAAATCGAATGCTGTGGGCTTAgatggaattccaataaaatttattaaatggATATTGCCTTGCATCATTCAGCCTATAGCATATATATTCAACTTGATTGTGACAGCTTCTAAATTTCCACGAGCTTGGAAAGCGACGAAGATAATACCTATTACGAAAAAGGGTACTCGTACGGGTTTGAACAATCTGCGTCCAATAAGTATTTTATCGGCATTATCTAAAGCATTTGAGAAAGTTATAAAGtcgcaaattcaaaattttatctcCCATCACAACCTCCTCAATCCTATTCAATCTGGTTTCCGAAAAAAACACAGTACTACAACCGCGTTTCTAAAGGTTCACGATGATATTTGTAAAGTGATCGATAAACAAGGCGTGgcatttttattattaatagaTTTTTCAAAGGCATTCGATAGGGTTTCACATGTAAAATTGCttcaaaaactttcatctcacttTAATTTTTCACATACTGCAGTATCACTAATCAGGTCCTACCTCACTGGTCGCTCACAAgttgttttcattgatgaaCATTACTCTCAACCAGCGAATATTTCATCTGGTGTTCCCCAGGGTTCTATCTTGGGTCCGATATTGTTCTCGATATTTATTAATGACCTTCCTTCtgtattgaaattttgtaaaatacATATGTTCGCCGACGATGTTCAGTTGTATTTATGCTCTACTGAATTGACGATTCTCGGAATGGCTGAGTTAATCAATGCTGATTTGCTTAATGTTCATGCATGGTCAGAACAAAATCTTCTTCCTATCAACtcttcgaaatcgaaaatcttATTTGTAACAAGGTCTCGACGTCCAGCTGTCCTACCGCGAATCATACTAGGAACTACTAATATTGAATACGTTGATAACATTTGTATTCtcggtttcaaaattcaatgtgaTTTTGACTGGGACAGTCACGTCAACTTACAATGTGGTAAAATTTATAATGCATTACGGCATCTAAAATTAACGTCAAATTTGTTACCGATTGAAACTaaacgaaaaatttttaaatctctGCTATACCCTCATTTCATGTACGGAGCCGAATTTTTATTGAACGCTTCCTCTAGATCGCTAAATAGGTTGAAGATTGCCTTGAATTGTTGTGTGAGATGGATTTTCAATCTGTTTCGTTTCGCAAGAGTAACCCACCTACAGAGTGAACTGCTTGGTTGTTCCTTCAATGCATTTTATAAATCTCGAGCCTGTATAACATTGTTTAAAATAATTAACACACGTAATCCAGGGTATCTGTTCGATAAATTACAAGTGTCCCACAGTAACCGCACCAGGAATTTTAATTTACCCCAATATCGTACATCTCATTATGGGAATACCTTTTTCATACGAGCCATTGTCCAATGGAATCAGTTACCTGCTCAGATAAAGAGCAATCGCTCCTTTCATAAATTTCGAACAGAATGTATGAATTGGTTTAATAGAGGGAATTAATACGTCATAGTAGTTTAGAATATAGTTAGTGATAGTTGTTATGAAAAATCACCTGAATTGAAACCGATTGTGGAAATTTAAAAGGACTTATCCTTACTTCACGAGtattatgaataaataaataaataaataaataaataaatgatttttttataaccCTACTGTTGAtagcacttgctacgctccctcccccataaaaatattcttataactaaCTCTAAAGAGCAATAAGTATATGTGTCAGGTTCAATAATAATCCATACGGTACTTTcggagttatggcgttacaaacattacacccccctatttaaagacacttgctacatccacccccatatAGTACCTTAGGTATGCAAAATGATTCTATGGTCTGCAAAACGTATcaattctcgtcaagttatatgaattattTGTTGAACACCGCCCCCCTCCTCTTTTGATGACACTTACTACCCTCTCTCCCCCTGGAAATATTcgtataaccatctctgaagaacaAAAAGCACATGTgccaggtttgatagcaatccgttaagtagttccggagttatgccattacaaacattacaccctcctttttaaaggcacttgctacatccaccctccATATAACCGTATCTAATACATGCGAAACatctctatggtcttaaaaaaacttcgattcttgtcaaattagacaatttttttcatcacccctttctgttaaggacacttactatGCCCTTTCCCTCATTATAATATTCTTATGACCTTCACAgaaaagcaagaagtatctgtgccaagtttggtggcaatccgttcagtagtttcggagttacgacgttttaaacattacacccccctttttaaatgcacttgctacatccacccccgtaTCGTCATatttaaggtatgcaaaatgcttCTATGGTATTAAAAAcgtatcgatttttgtcaagTTCTATGAATTTGTTCATGATCCCCTAAATTTAATCTAAATTTACAAttctttgtcgtgaatacgacttactttactatggggcgccttctcaaaatttaccctctgagagagtgataagtttttgatcgtgaatatctcttgttgtatctgacgaatcaacataattcttgctacatgccatcggaaatatgatcacaattttatgataaaattttcagttgtgtaacatattcttaaatagtacaaaattaaacttttctgaaatgattggtataaacgagtatcaaaggggataatccataaggcacgtttgcctttctcgcatTTTCAGAGCTCCTAgcccagtgatctgtgaaaggatttatataatctaactaccaatagaatcgaaatttttcaacttaaacgtggatagcaacagcattgaagtatttcaatagtatactatt
This genomic window contains:
- the LOC131429278 gene encoding uncharacterized protein LOC131429278: MKKESADELLVLVDKFEQHISVLRRLGETTDAWSSLLIYQLSIRLDSRTLREWESYCARLDSDNVAAILGGTADPLFDDCDDEIPQYVSMVNFLQNYARVLQSVGPITVTGRDRDMKLRQPVKFGAHISYSSGKQNHQSTRKCEKCNQDHLLYQCPEFQKMPDQQRLEFVRSKKLCLNCLRNVDHFAKTCPWKTCNRCPRKHHTLLHGAQFTQQTHSATQQNEPAPLVAHQSTVINASQRLPAALQQPLSAQSQLFQPPITMKTSLSTQTVGVPEHFQYATVACDKNDQSNTIILPTALVQIEDFHGRKVVARCLLDSGSQSHFITTSLCKKLNLPCSRISSPILVCGIGQTSTKPTHYTTAKISSRVSPYIVEPRLLILPHLAITLPASTINIRDWNVPEQVQLADPTFHVSHQIDLILGAEYFFNTLRYGRIQLGEYLPVLQNSALGWIVSGACVIQDHDHTDPRSCFSSNTIRLEELVQRFWELETVRDSKCWSTIDRICEEHFTVNTSRTTEGRYVVKLPKREELIPLLDDNKYQATRRFLSLERSLQQDPQKKAMYKNFIDQYISLGHMREVTIEELNDRPQFILPHHGVLKLDSNTTKLRTVFDASCKSRAGLSLNDILLPGPTIQDTLVSHVLRFRTYKFVVSADIEKMFRQVLVHPSDQPLQRIFWRDDPQQHLKMYQLQTVTYGLNNSPFLATRVLLQLAKDEESNFPQAAHIAKTDFYVDNLLTGSNDIFDLQKICQQMIGLLNAGGFPLRQWSSNSQSVLDVIPENLRETRTLLELDRDSSITALGLRWEPAADTLSFKSPKWKPNQPLTKRTVLSQMSSLFDPLGLVGPTVVRAKIVMQTLWKHHLDWDTPLPAKYQEEWSKYQQEIPFMDFVTPLNRHTVRVFT
- the LOC131429279 gene encoding uncharacterized protein LOC131429279; translation: MHGGPNLLLSTIRQRFWPLRGRELARSIVHRCVTCVRARPRSMEQLMGDLPPVRVNKAFPFENVGVDFAGPVFLKPPSRKAAPLKAYVAVYVCLAVKAVHLDLVPDMTTNGFIASLHRFTGRRGKPSMIYCDNGRNFVGAHRELNELRNLFLTQRHKDVVANETTSNGILFRFIAPRSPSLGGIWEAAVKSMKLHLRRIMGNAMLTETEFTTALIQVESILNSRPITPMSEDPQDLQPLTPGHFLVGKPLNAIPEPDLSEIPESRLSRWQRVQSLIQHFWKRWHHEYLNTLENRYRWTEKTSNLVQNAIVLLREENLPPQKWAIGRVVDVQPGVDGLVRLVSVRTSSGITQRAVNKLCLLPVEVDSSLLIQ